One segment of Yersinia kristensenii DNA contains the following:
- the guaA gene encoding glutamine-hydrolyzing GMP synthase, whose protein sequence is MTKNIHKHRILILDFGSQYTQLVARRVREIGVYCELWAWDVTEAQIREFNPSGIILSGGPESTTEHDSPRAPDYVFTAGVPVLGVCYGMQTMAMQLGGKVEGSNQREFGYAQVEIKTDSALIRDIKDAINPAGEAVLDVWMSHGDKVTAIPSDFVTVASTDTCPFAIMANEEKRFYGVQFHPEVTHTKQGQRLLERFVLDICACEALWTPATIIEDAIVRLREQIGEDHVILGLSGGVDSSVTAMLLHRAIGKRLTCVFVDNGLLRLNEADQVLEMFGDKFGLNIVHVAAEDRFLSALAGVDEPEAKRKIIGRVFVELFDEEACKQEQVKWLAQGTIYPDVIESAASATGKAHVIKSHHNVGGLPKEMKLGLVEPLKELFKDEVRKIGLELGLPYDMLYRHPFPGPGLGVRVLGEVKKEYCDLLRRADAIFIEELHKADLYNKVSQAFTVFLPVRSVGVMGDGRKYDWVVSLRAVETIDFMTAHWAHLPYDFLGRVSNRIINEVNGISRVVYDISGKPPATIEWE, encoded by the coding sequence ATGACAAAAAATATCCATAAGCATCGCATCCTTATCCTCGATTTCGGCTCGCAGTACACTCAACTGGTGGCGCGCCGCGTTCGTGAAATTGGTGTCTATTGTGAACTTTGGGCGTGGGACGTGACTGAAGCCCAGATCCGCGAATTTAATCCAAGCGGCATCATTCTTTCTGGCGGCCCTGAAAGCACCACTGAACACGACAGCCCACGTGCGCCGGATTACGTGTTCACTGCCGGTGTCCCTGTGCTGGGTGTGTGTTATGGCATGCAGACCATGGCCATGCAACTGGGCGGTAAGGTTGAAGGTTCAAACCAGCGCGAATTTGGTTATGCGCAGGTCGAAATTAAAACTGACAGTGCACTGATTCGTGATATCAAAGATGCCATTAATCCAGCCGGTGAAGCCGTATTGGATGTGTGGATGAGCCATGGCGACAAAGTGACTGCGATCCCGTCTGATTTTGTGACGGTTGCCAGCACTGATACCTGCCCGTTTGCCATTATGGCCAACGAAGAAAAACGTTTTTACGGTGTGCAATTCCACCCTGAAGTGACACACACCAAGCAAGGCCAACGCCTGCTGGAGCGCTTTGTGCTGGATATCTGTGCTTGTGAAGCACTGTGGACACCGGCCACCATTATTGAAGATGCTATCGTGCGCCTGCGTGAGCAAATCGGTGAAGACCACGTGATTTTGGGGCTATCCGGTGGGGTTGATTCATCCGTCACTGCAATGCTGTTACACCGTGCGATTGGCAAACGCCTGACGTGTGTGTTTGTTGATAACGGTCTGTTGCGCTTGAACGAAGCCGATCAAGTGTTAGAAATGTTCGGCGATAAATTTGGTCTGAATATTGTCCATGTGGCAGCGGAAGATCGTTTCCTTTCCGCGCTGGCGGGTGTTGATGAACCAGAAGCAAAACGCAAAATCATTGGTCGCGTGTTTGTTGAGCTGTTTGATGAAGAAGCGTGCAAACAAGAGCAGGTGAAATGGCTGGCGCAGGGCACTATCTATCCAGATGTGATTGAATCAGCAGCCTCCGCTACCGGTAAAGCCCATGTGATTAAATCTCACCACAATGTGGGCGGCTTGCCGAAAGAGATGAAGCTGGGCTTGGTCGAGCCGTTAAAAGAGCTGTTTAAAGACGAAGTGCGTAAAATTGGTCTGGAATTGGGACTGCCGTACGACATGTTATATCGTCATCCATTCCCAGGCCCAGGTTTGGGTGTGCGCGTATTGGGCGAAGTGAAGAAAGAATATTGCGATTTACTGCGCCGCGCCGACGCCATCTTTATCGAGGAGCTGCACAAAGCGGACCTGTACAATAAAGTCAGCCAGGCCTTTACTGTCTTCCTGCCGGTTCGTTCCGTCGGCGTGATGGGTGATGGCCGTAAATATGACTGGGTTGTTTCACTGCGTGCAGTTGAAACCATTGATTTCATGACTGCGCATTGGGCGCATCTGCCCTATG
- the guaB gene encoding IMP dehydrogenase, with product MLRIAKEALTFDDVLLVPAHSTVLPNTAELGTQLTATIRLNIPMLSAAMDTVTEARLAIALAQEGGLGFIHKNMSIERQAEEVSRVKKHESGVVTEPQTVTPTTTLRQVKELTARNGFAGYPVVTEDYELVGIITGRDVRFVTDLDQPVTAVMTPKERLVTVKEGEAREVVLQKMHEKRVEKALVVDDSFHLRGMITVKDFQKAERKPNACKDEHGRLRVGAAVGAGAGNEERIDALVAAGVDVLLIDSSHGHSEGVLQRIRETRAKYPNLQIVGGNVATGAGAKALADAGVSAVKVGIGPGSICTTRIVTGVGVPQITAIADAVEALEGTGIPVIADGGIRFSGDIAKAIAAGASCVMVGSMLAGTEESPGEIELYQGRSFKSYRGMGSLGAMSKGSSDRYFQTDNAADKLVPEGIEGRVAYKGLLKEIVHQQMGGLRSCMGLTGCGTINELRTKAEFVRISGAGIQESHVHDVTITKESPNYRMG from the coding sequence ATGCTACGTATCGCGAAAGAAGCTCTAACATTTGACGACGTTCTCCTGGTTCCAGCCCACTCCACAGTCTTGCCTAATACGGCAGAACTTGGTACCCAACTGACTGCAACTATCCGCCTGAATATCCCTATGCTGTCCGCAGCAATGGATACCGTAACCGAAGCTCGTCTGGCCATTGCGCTGGCACAAGAGGGCGGTTTAGGTTTCATCCACAAAAATATGTCCATTGAGCGCCAGGCTGAAGAAGTCAGCCGCGTGAAAAAACACGAAAGTGGCGTTGTGACTGAGCCACAGACTGTAACGCCAACAACAACTCTCCGTCAGGTTAAAGAACTGACCGCCCGTAACGGTTTCGCCGGTTATCCGGTAGTGACCGAAGACTACGAGCTGGTTGGAATCATTACTGGCCGTGATGTGCGCTTTGTGACTGATCTGGACCAACCGGTGACGGCGGTGATGACACCGAAAGAGCGTTTGGTGACGGTCAAAGAAGGTGAAGCCCGCGAAGTTGTATTGCAAAAAATGCATGAAAAACGTGTCGAGAAAGCACTGGTCGTGGACGATAGCTTCCATCTGCGCGGCATGATTACCGTTAAAGATTTCCAAAAAGCAGAACGCAAGCCAAACGCCTGTAAAGACGAGCATGGCCGCCTGCGTGTTGGTGCTGCTGTGGGTGCTGGTGCAGGCAATGAAGAGCGTATCGATGCGCTGGTCGCTGCGGGTGTTGATGTTTTACTCATCGACTCATCCCATGGTCACTCCGAAGGCGTGTTACAGCGTATTCGCGAAACGCGCGCCAAATATCCTAACCTGCAAATCGTGGGCGGCAATGTTGCGACAGGGGCTGGTGCGAAAGCATTGGCCGATGCTGGCGTGAGTGCGGTCAAAGTGGGTATCGGCCCTGGTTCAATCTGTACCACTCGCATTGTGACTGGCGTTGGTGTGCCACAGATTACTGCGATTGCTGATGCCGTCGAAGCGCTGGAAGGCACCGGTATCCCGGTTATTGCGGATGGTGGTATTCGTTTCTCTGGTGATATTGCTAAAGCCATTGCTGCGGGTGCTTCATGTGTCATGGTCGGCTCGATGCTGGCAGGGACTGAAGAGTCACCCGGCGAAATCGAACTTTATCAAGGCCGTTCATTCAAATCTTACCGCGGTATGGGGTCATTGGGCGCGATGTCCAAAGGTTCCTCAGATCGCTACTTCCAAACCGATAATGCGGCCGATAAATTAGTGCCGGAAGGTATTGAAGGGCGTGTGGCATACAAAGGTTTGTTGAAAGAGATTGTGCATCAGCAAATGGGGGGCTTGCGCTCCTGTATGGGGCTGACCGGCTGCGGCACTATCAATGAATTGCGCACCAAAGCTGAGTTTGTGCGTATCAGTGGTGCTGGGATTCAAGAAAGCCATGTGCATGATGTGACTATCACCAAAGAGTCACCAAACTACCGCATGGGCTAA
- the xseA gene encoding exodeoxyribonuclease VII large subunit, with amino-acid sequence MSQTSASSIFTVSRLNQTVRQLLEMEMGQIWLTAEISNFSQPSSGHWYFTLKDDRAQVRCAMFRNSNRRTTFRPQNGQQVLVRASITLYEPRGDYQLIAESMQPAGDGLLQQQFEQLKQQLAAEGLFDQSHKQSLPSPAKQVGVITSSSGAALHDVLHVLQRRDPSLPVIIYPTAVQGADAPLQIVRAIHLANLRGECDVLIVGRGGGSLEDLWSFNDERVARAIFNSRIPIVSAVGHETDVTIADFVADLRAPTPSAAAELVSRNQIELIRQIQGQQQRMEMAMDYYLAQRSQQFTHLEHRLQQQHPHLRLARQQTLLLKLQRRLEDSAQNQIRSLGRRTERLQQRLIQVQPQGQIHRYNQRVQQQEYRLRQAFERQLNGYRQRFGIACSQLEAVSPLATLARGYSVTQTPEGTLLKTTKQVHTGDKLTTRLQDGWVESEITQINVAKKPRQRKQTN; translated from the coding sequence ATGTCACAAACTTCTGCGTCATCAATTTTTACCGTCAGCCGCCTTAATCAGACGGTGCGACAACTGCTGGAAATGGAAATGGGCCAAATTTGGCTCACGGCCGAGATTTCTAATTTTTCTCAGCCGTCGTCTGGTCACTGGTATTTCACCTTAAAAGATGACCGGGCGCAGGTACGCTGTGCAATGTTTCGCAACAGTAATCGCCGAACCACTTTCCGCCCGCAAAATGGCCAGCAAGTTTTGGTCAGGGCATCCATCACCCTGTATGAACCGCGCGGTGACTACCAGTTAATTGCCGAAAGTATGCAACCTGCCGGTGACGGATTACTGCAACAACAGTTTGAGCAGCTTAAACAACAACTGGCCGCAGAAGGACTTTTTGATCAAAGTCACAAGCAATCACTGCCCAGCCCAGCCAAACAAGTTGGGGTGATTACCTCATCTAGCGGCGCTGCACTGCACGATGTTTTACACGTTTTACAGCGCCGTGACCCATCACTGCCAGTGATTATTTACCCTACAGCAGTGCAAGGTGCCGATGCCCCACTACAGATAGTCCGAGCCATTCACTTGGCTAATCTGCGCGGAGAATGTGATGTATTGATCGTCGGGCGGGGTGGCGGTTCACTGGAAGATTTGTGGAGTTTTAATGACGAGCGGGTCGCCCGCGCCATTTTTAACAGCCGTATTCCTATTGTCAGTGCGGTCGGCCATGAAACCGATGTCACCATTGCGGACTTCGTCGCAGATTTACGCGCCCCAACCCCTTCAGCTGCAGCAGAGCTGGTCAGCCGCAACCAGATTGAGTTGATCAGGCAAATTCAGGGCCAGCAGCAGCGCATGGAAATGGCGATGGATTATTATCTGGCGCAACGTAGCCAGCAATTTACCCACCTTGAGCATCGGCTCCAACAGCAACATCCGCACTTGCGCTTGGCTCGTCAGCAAACCCTCTTGTTGAAGTTGCAGCGCCGCCTGGAAGACAGTGCACAAAACCAAATTCGCTCATTAGGTCGGCGCACTGAACGGCTGCAACAGCGCTTGATTCAAGTTCAACCGCAAGGGCAAATTCACCGTTATAACCAGCGAGTACAACAGCAGGAATACCGCTTGCGCCAAGCCTTTGAGCGCCAGCTTAATGGTTATCGTCAGCGCTTTGGTATTGCTTGCTCGCAATTAGAGGCGGTCAGCCCATTGGCCACCTTGGCCCGCGGCTACAGTGTCACACAGACCCCCGAAGGCACCTTACTTAAGACCACCAAACAAGTGCATACCGGCGACAAGCTGACAACTCGGCTACAAGATGGCTGGGTGGAAAGTGAAATCACTCAAATCAATGTGGCAAAAAAGCCCCGTCAGCGTAAGCAGACCAATTAG
- a CDS encoding zinc ribbon domain-containing protein, translating into MDALCPICQQAMTQVSGHFHCSSCHGNYQQQADCPDCAKPLQVLKACGAVDYFCQNGHGLISKSRVRFSYLPIV; encoded by the coding sequence ATGGATGCGTTATGTCCAATTTGTCAGCAGGCAATGACGCAAGTGAGTGGTCACTTTCACTGCTCAAGCTGTCACGGCAACTATCAGCAACAGGCCGATTGTCCTGATTGCGCCAAACCGCTCCAAGTGTTGAAAGCGTGTGGGGCCGTTGATTATTTTTGCCAGAATGGCCATGGGTTGATTTCGAAAAGCCGCGTTCGTTTTAGTTATCTGCCGATTGTCTGA
- a CDS encoding AEC family transporter — translation MSWETWSFAFSVTVPNLLMMLLGVLLRRCGLMDDRFCDGATRVVFNLALPCLLFFSVATNHVSLMDNLPLVIYGAVGTLVTFLLLEIAAKWLVKDPRERGVFVQGGFRANTAIVGLAFAMTAYGAEGVALGSMYLTVTVILFNMLSVITLTRSLQGGQGGKISQLALLRSIVTNPLIIGLVCGLAYAQTRLPIPQVIVQTGSYISALALPLALLCTGASLDWHAMFRSSNVAALSSVAKLFVVPILMTFGGLLMGFRGATLGIVFLFSATPTAAGSYVMTRAMGGNATLAANIIAITTVGSFFTTAIGIYFLRALGVM, via the coding sequence ATGTCTTGGGAAACCTGGAGTTTCGCGTTTAGTGTAACAGTACCCAACTTATTGATGATGTTACTCGGCGTGTTATTACGGCGCTGTGGCCTGATGGATGATCGATTTTGCGATGGTGCGACCCGGGTGGTCTTCAACCTGGCGCTTCCTTGCCTGTTGTTTTTCAGTGTTGCGACTAATCATGTCAGCTTGATGGATAACTTGCCTTTAGTTATCTATGGTGCTGTTGGCACGTTAGTGACATTTTTATTACTCGAAATTGCGGCCAAGTGGCTGGTAAAAGACCCGCGTGAACGCGGTGTGTTCGTACAGGGCGGTTTCAGAGCCAATACTGCGATTGTCGGTTTGGCATTTGCCATGACAGCCTATGGCGCTGAAGGGGTTGCTCTGGGGTCGATGTATCTGACGGTGACAGTGATATTATTTAATATGCTGTCCGTGATAACACTGACCCGCAGCTTACAAGGTGGGCAGGGCGGGAAAATCAGCCAATTGGCATTGCTACGCAGCATTGTCACCAATCCTCTGATTATTGGTTTGGTGTGCGGTTTGGCCTATGCTCAAACCCGTTTACCTATTCCGCAGGTCATTGTCCAGACAGGCAGTTATATCTCTGCCTTGGCACTCCCACTGGCATTACTCTGTACTGGCGCGAGCCTGGATTGGCACGCGATGTTCCGCTCTTCTAATGTGGCTGCATTATCCTCGGTGGCAAAACTATTCGTCGTACCAATATTGATGACTTTTGGCGGCTTACTGATGGGATTCCGTGGTGCAACCTTAGGGATTGTTTTTCTATTTTCTGCTACCCCGACCGCCGCGGGTAGTTATGTCATGACCCGGGCGATGGGGGGGAATGCTACGCTGGCCGCGAATATTATTGCGATTACTACTGTCGGCTCATTTTTCACGACTGCTATTGGGATTTATTTCTTACGCGCGCTGGGCGTGATGTGA
- the der gene encoding ribosome biogenesis GTPase Der, whose translation MIPVIALVGRPNVGKSTLFNRLTHTRDALVADFPGLTRDRKYGRAEVEGHEFIVIDTGGIDGTEDGVETKMAGQSLLAIEEADIVLFMVDARAGLMPADQGIAQHLRSREKATFLVANKTDGIDADTAAADFYSLGLGEVHAIAASHGRGVTQLIEDVMAPYMDAEEPEVELTDEEANAAYWAAQEADEDEIPEDEEDDFDPRTLPIKLAIVGRPNVGKSTLTNRILGEDRVVVYDLPGTTRDSIYIPMTRDEREYILIDTAGVRKRGKITETVEKFSVIKTLQAIEDSNVVLLVIDARDGISDQDLSLLGFILNSGRSLVIAVNKWDGMTEEARAQVKDMLDLRLGFVDFARIHFISALHGSGVGNLFESIQEAYDCSTKRVGTSLLTRIMQMAEEDHQPPLVRGRRVKLKYAHAGGYNPPIVVIHGNQVTDLSDSYKRYLMNYFRRSLKVMGTPIRIQFKEGENPFAGKRNTLTPNQMRKRKRLMSHLKKGK comes from the coding sequence ATGATACCTGTCATCGCGCTGGTCGGGCGCCCGAATGTGGGTAAATCCACTTTATTTAACCGCTTAACGCACACCCGTGATGCGCTAGTTGCGGACTTTCCCGGGCTAACGCGTGACCGTAAGTATGGTCGTGCCGAGGTCGAGGGTCATGAGTTTATTGTTATCGATACCGGAGGTATTGATGGCACAGAAGATGGCGTAGAAACCAAGATGGCGGGTCAATCGTTATTGGCGATTGAAGAAGCCGATATTGTCCTGTTTATGGTTGATGCGCGCGCCGGGTTGATGCCAGCGGATCAGGGCATTGCCCAGCATTTACGCAGTCGTGAGAAAGCCACCTTCCTGGTTGCCAACAAAACTGATGGTATTGACGCAGATACTGCCGCCGCTGATTTCTATTCATTAGGCTTAGGTGAAGTTCATGCGATTGCGGCTTCCCATGGCCGTGGTGTGACTCAGCTGATTGAAGATGTTATGGCGCCTTATATGGACGCCGAAGAGCCTGAAGTTGAGTTGACAGATGAAGAAGCTAATGCGGCCTATTGGGCCGCGCAGGAAGCTGACGAAGACGAAATCCCAGAAGACGAAGAAGATGATTTCGACCCGCGAACTCTGCCAATCAAGCTGGCAATCGTGGGGCGTCCCAATGTGGGTAAGTCCACACTAACTAACCGTATCCTCGGTGAAGATCGTGTGGTGGTTTATGACCTGCCGGGTACCACCCGTGACAGTATTTATATTCCAATGACCCGTGATGAGCGCGAATATATTCTGATTGATACTGCGGGTGTGCGTAAACGCGGTAAAATTACTGAAACAGTTGAAAAATTCTCAGTGATTAAAACGTTACAGGCAATTGAAGATTCCAACGTGGTGCTGTTGGTTATTGATGCCCGTGATGGTATTTCAGATCAGGATTTGTCTCTATTAGGCTTTATCCTCAATAGTGGGCGCTCACTTGTTATTGCTGTCAATAAATGGGATGGCATGACAGAAGAAGCGCGTGCTCAGGTTAAAGATATGCTTGACCTGCGCCTTGGCTTTGTCGATTTTGCCCGCATTCACTTTATCTCTGCCTTGCACGGCAGTGGCGTGGGTAACCTGTTTGAATCTATTCAGGAAGCTTATGACTGTTCAACCAAGCGAGTGGGTACTTCCTTACTGACTCGCATCATGCAAATGGCAGAAGAAGACCATCAGCCTCCGTTAGTGCGTGGTCGTCGTGTTAAGTTGAAATATGCTCACGCCGGTGGCTATAACCCGCCTATCGTGGTTATCCATGGCAATCAGGTTACTGATTTGTCTGACTCTTATAAACGCTACCTGATGAATTACTTCCGTCGTTCATTGAAGGTTATGGGTACGCCCATCCGTATTCAGTTTAAAGAGGGTGAGAACCCGTTTGCGGGTAAGCGCAATACCCTGACGCCAAATCAGATGCGGAAACGTAAGCGCTTGATGTCGCACCTGAAAAAAGGCAAATAA
- the bamB gene encoding outer membrane protein assembly factor BamB, which translates to MQLRKTLLVGLVSVALLSGCSLFNSEEDVVTMSPLPKVENQFTPTKVWSTSVGGGVGDYYSHLRPAWQGTSVFAADRKGLVKAMEADTGKPIWQTDLSEKTNFLSSNRSAMLSGGVTASGAHVYVGSEKAVVYALNSDDGKVAWQTVVAGEALSRPVVSDGVVLIHTSNGMLQALNESDGAIKWTLNLDTPALSLRGESAPTVAFGAAIVGGDNGRVSAVMMEQGQLIWQQRISQVTGTTEIDRLNDVDTTPVVVDGVVYALAYNGNLTALDLRSGQILWKREMGSVNDIIVDGGRIYLVDQNDRIVALKTDGGITLWSQSDLLHRNLTAPVMYNGYLVVGDAEGYLHWVNTDDGRFVAQQSVDSSGFLSAPVVASDKLLVQARGGTVYAFTR; encoded by the coding sequence ATGCAATTGCGTAAAACACTCTTAGTAGGACTGGTATCTGTTGCCCTATTGAGTGGTTGTTCACTGTTCAACAGTGAAGAAGATGTGGTTACCATGTCGCCACTGCCAAAAGTTGAGAATCAATTCACACCGACTAAAGTGTGGAGTACTTCTGTAGGGGGCGGGGTCGGTGATTATTACTCTCATTTGCGCCCCGCGTGGCAGGGAACTTCTGTCTTTGCGGCAGACCGTAAAGGTCTGGTGAAAGCCATGGAAGCTGATACAGGTAAGCCAATTTGGCAAACCGACCTGTCCGAGAAAACCAACTTCCTCTCCAGTAACCGCTCTGCAATGTTATCTGGTGGTGTAACCGCTTCAGGTGCTCATGTATATGTTGGCAGTGAAAAAGCGGTAGTTTATGCTCTTAATTCTGACGATGGTAAGGTTGCATGGCAGACAGTAGTCGCGGGCGAAGCTTTGTCCCGCCCGGTAGTCAGCGACGGCGTGGTATTGATCCATACCTCCAATGGTATGCTGCAAGCATTGAATGAGTCTGACGGCGCGATTAAGTGGACTCTAAACCTCGATACTCCAGCATTGTCTCTACGTGGTGAATCAGCACCAACAGTGGCATTCGGTGCAGCTATTGTTGGTGGCGATAATGGCCGCGTCAGTGCAGTGATGATGGAACAGGGCCAGTTGATTTGGCAGCAACGTATTTCCCAGGTGACCGGGACCACTGAAATTGACCGTCTGAATGATGTTGATACCACCCCAGTCGTTGTTGATGGTGTGGTTTATGCTCTGGCATACAACGGTAATCTGACCGCACTGGATCTGCGCTCTGGCCAGATTTTGTGGAAGCGTGAAATGGGCTCAGTCAATGACATTATTGTCGATGGTGGTCGTATTTATCTGGTCGATCAGAATGACCGTATTGTTGCGCTGAAAACAGATGGTGGCATAACCCTTTGGAGTCAAAGCGATTTATTACATCGTAACTTGACTGCGCCAGTGATGTATAATGGTTATCTGGTTGTAGGTGATGCCGAAGGTTATCTGCACTGGGTGAATACCGATGATGGCCGTTTTGTCGCTCAGCAGAGTGTAGACAGCTCCGGCTTCCTGAGTGCGCCTGTGGTTGCCAGCGATAAGTTGCTGGTGCAGGCAAGAGGCGGCACGGTATACGCGTTCACCCGTTAA
- a CDS encoding YfgM family protein, protein MEVYTTDNDQVDAVRRFFSENGKALAVGVVLGIGALVGWRYWQSHQNTVLTEASSAYQQASDALLANSADSVALAEKFVQGNKNNYGVLAGLELAHHFVEQNEFDKAAQQLTQALGQTKDENLLSLINLRLARLQLQLKKPDEALKTLDAVQGDGWTAMAQDVRGDALLSKGDTAGARAAYSKGVESNASQALQALLRMKLNNLSS, encoded by the coding sequence GTGGAAGTCTATACCACTGATAATGACCAGGTTGATGCAGTGCGCCGTTTCTTTAGTGAGAATGGTAAAGCGCTGGCCGTGGGTGTGGTGCTCGGGATTGGTGCATTAGTGGGTTGGCGTTACTGGCAGAGTCATCAGAACACTGTCTTGACGGAAGCCTCCTCTGCCTATCAGCAAGCCAGTGATGCTTTATTAGCCAATAGTGCTGATAGCGTTGCTCTTGCTGAAAAATTTGTTCAGGGCAATAAAAATAACTACGGCGTACTGGCCGGGTTAGAGCTGGCTCACCACTTTGTTGAGCAAAACGAGTTTGATAAAGCGGCGCAGCAACTTACCCAAGCATTGGGCCAGACAAAAGATGAAAACCTGTTGTCGCTGATTAACCTGCGTCTTGCTCGTTTGCAACTGCAATTGAAAAAACCAGATGAGGCATTGAAAACACTGGATGCAGTGCAAGGTGATGGTTGGACTGCGATGGCGCAAGATGTTCGTGGCGATGCATTATTAAGCAAAGGTGATACCGCAGGTGCACGGGCAGCTTACAGTAAAGGCGTCGAATCAAATGCTTCTCAGGCGCTGCAAGCTTTGCTGCGCATGAAATTGAATAATTTGTCCAGCTAA
- the hisS gene encoding histidine--tRNA ligase translates to MAKNIQAIRGMNDYLPADTAIWQRIEGILKQVLAGYGYSEIRMPIVEQTPLFKRAIGEVTDVVEKEMYTFDDRNGESLTLRPEGTAGCVRAGIEHGLLYNQEQRLWYIGPMFRYERPQKGRYRQFHQLGAEVFGLQGPDIDAELILLTARWWRALGISEHVQLELNSIGSLDARADYREALVTFLEQHVDVLDEDCKRRMYSNPLRVLDSKNPDVQLLLNDAPKLSDYLDDESKQHFAGLCELLDQASIPYTVNERLVRGLDYYNRTVFEWVTNSLGAQGTVCAGGRYDGLVEQLGGRATPAVGFAMGLERLVLLVQAVNPDFQVPATIDVYLISSGEGAQSAAMQLAERLRDDLPTLKLMTNYGGGNFKKQITRADKWGARIALILGESEVAAQQVVVKDLRKGEQETLAQADVAARLALMLV, encoded by the coding sequence GTGGCAAAGAACATTCAAGCCATCCGTGGTATGAACGATTACCTGCCAGCCGATACGGCGATATGGCAGCGTATTGAAGGCATTTTAAAACAAGTGCTGGCGGGCTACGGTTATAGCGAAATCCGCATGCCGATTGTAGAGCAGACCCCGTTATTCAAGCGCGCTATCGGTGAAGTGACCGACGTGGTTGAGAAGGAAATGTATACCTTCGACGATCGCAATGGCGAAAGTCTGACCCTGCGCCCTGAAGGCACTGCAGGGTGCGTGCGCGCAGGCATTGAACATGGTCTGCTGTACAATCAAGAACAGCGTCTGTGGTATATCGGCCCGATGTTCCGCTATGAGCGTCCACAAAAGGGCCGCTACCGTCAGTTCCATCAGTTGGGGGCAGAGGTCTTCGGTCTACAAGGGCCAGATATTGATGCAGAATTGATTCTATTGACCGCCCGCTGGTGGCGCGCTTTGGGGATCTCAGAGCATGTACAGCTTGAATTGAACTCCATTGGTTCATTGGATGCGCGCGCAGACTATCGCGAAGCATTGGTCACTTTCCTGGAACAACATGTTGACGTGTTGGACGAAGATTGTAAGCGCCGCATGTACAGCAACCCGTTGCGGGTGCTGGATTCTAAGAATCCAGATGTCCAGTTGTTACTTAATGATGCGCCTAAGCTGTCTGATTATCTGGATGACGAATCAAAACAACATTTTGCGGGCTTGTGTGAACTTTTAGACCAGGCCAGTATCCCATATACCGTCAATGAGCGTTTGGTTCGTGGTTTGGATTATTACAACCGCACGGTATTTGAGTGGGTGACCAACAGTTTGGGCGCGCAAGGTACAGTGTGTGCCGGTGGGCGTTATGACGGTTTGGTAGAGCAACTGGGTGGTCGTGCAACACCTGCTGTTGGTTTTGCTATGGGGCTTGAACGTTTAGTCTTATTGGTGCAGGCAGTGAATCCTGACTTCCAAGTGCCAGCAACAATTGATGTGTATCTCATTTCATCGGGCGAGGGGGCACAAAGTGCTGCGATGCAACTTGCTGAGCGCCTGCGTGATGATTTACCCACGCTAAAGTTGATGACTAACTACGGCGGCGGTAATTTCAAAAAGCAAATTACTCGCGCTGATAAATGGGGTGCCCGCATAGCATTAATACTTGGCGAAAGCGAAGTGGCCGCACAGCAAGTGGTCGTAAAAGATTTGCGAAAGGGTGAACAAGAAACGCTGGCGCAAGCGGATGTTGCTGCGCGTCTGGCTTTGATGTTGGTTTAA